In Blastopirellula sediminis, the following proteins share a genomic window:
- the priA gene encoding replication restart helicase PriA encodes MKQQDLFNTAPAPWEVDDLASHVVAKIVFSTGPQQPFDYLVPENLVPEAIAGRRMRVPFGRGDRLVQGYCVDVAAKQVVPGKLKSVHEVVDDVTLLSRTMLGLTQWMADYYLCPWGQVLDAVVPAAVRGNAGTREVTLLSVPRETAMQLATLKLPGKQQTALSILAGASRPLTPPELAEAAGCTQAPIMALRKKKLIHVEVRRISFAHFDDEPAETEPPKELNADQTEALRTILHSVEEERHQSVLLHGVTGSGKTEVYLQAIQRVVAAGKQAIVLVPEISLTPQTKHRFRARFSQIALLHSHMNDVERHWQWKRIASGHIPVVVGARSAIFAPTPRLGMIILDEEHDSSFKQDTAPRYHARDVAAWRAAHEHAPLILGSATPSLESWRQTQTGAITLVSMPRRVNNYPLPDVKTIDLRVDRKSQGRGAISRQLYLAMKRNVEEDGQMILLLNRRGYATHIQCPACGEKVVCPECEIPLTHHLADNMAICHYCDYRRPAPKSCPACDYSGIHFFGYGTQKLEAEVRARFPGVECLRMDSDTMKKPGSHEAALDRFRRGDAKILVGTQMIAKGLDFPNVTLVGVINADTALHFPDVRAGERTFQLITQVAGRTGRGHKGGQVLVQTLSPDHPAIEAATRHDYALFAERELPFREKFHFSPFAKMVRLVARAEVASAPEAMLEEFAKQIVKVAEELSLEIYLQGPAAAPIEKLRGQYRFHLLIKAHDGEKLREAVKLVAAKTRTPDDVIWTIDVDPVDMM; translated from the coding sequence GTGAAGCAACAAGACTTATTCAATACCGCGCCGGCGCCCTGGGAAGTTGATGATCTCGCCTCGCATGTTGTCGCGAAGATCGTCTTCTCGACCGGGCCGCAGCAACCGTTCGACTATCTGGTGCCGGAAAACCTGGTTCCCGAAGCGATCGCCGGTCGTCGTATGCGCGTTCCCTTTGGCCGCGGCGATCGTCTGGTGCAGGGCTACTGCGTCGACGTCGCCGCCAAGCAGGTTGTGCCGGGCAAGCTGAAGTCAGTACACGAAGTGGTCGACGACGTCACGCTTCTCAGTCGCACGATGCTCGGCCTGACGCAGTGGATGGCCGACTACTATCTTTGCCCGTGGGGACAAGTGCTGGACGCCGTGGTGCCGGCCGCGGTTCGCGGCAACGCCGGGACGCGCGAAGTGACGCTGCTGTCGGTTCCTCGCGAAACGGCGATGCAGCTCGCCACGCTCAAGCTTCCCGGCAAACAACAAACGGCGCTTTCCATTCTCGCCGGCGCAAGTCGCCCGCTGACGCCGCCGGAACTGGCCGAAGCGGCCGGCTGCACGCAGGCGCCGATCATGGCGCTGCGCAAAAAGAAACTGATCCACGTCGAAGTCCGCCGCATCAGCTTCGCCCATTTCGACGACGAGCCGGCCGAGACGGAACCTCCCAAAGAGCTGAACGCCGATCAAACCGAAGCGCTCCGCACGATCCTTCACTCGGTCGAAGAGGAGCGTCACCAATCGGTCCTGCTGCATGGCGTGACCGGCAGCGGCAAGACTGAAGTCTACCTGCAAGCGATTCAGCGAGTCGTCGCCGCCGGCAAACAGGCGATCGTGCTGGTTCCCGAAATCAGCCTGACGCCGCAGACGAAGCACCGCTTTCGCGCTCGTTTCAGCCAGATCGCGCTGCTGCATAGTCACATGAACGACGTCGAGCGGCATTGGCAGTGGAAGCGGATCGCCAGCGGGCACATTCCGGTGGTGGTCGGCGCTCGCAGCGCTATCTTCGCTCCAACGCCGCGGCTCGGGATGATCATCCTCGACGAAGAACATGACTCGTCGTTCAAGCAAGATACCGCACCCCGCTATCATGCTCGCGACGTCGCCGCGTGGCGAGCGGCTCACGAACACGCGCCGCTAATTCTCGGCTCGGCGACCCCGTCGCTCGAAAGTTGGCGACAAACGCAAACCGGCGCGATCACGCTCGTCTCGATGCCCCGCCGCGTCAACAACTATCCGCTTCCTGACGTGAAAACGATCGACCTGCGAGTCGATCGCAAAAGCCAAGGCCGCGGCGCAATCAGTCGTCAGCTCTACCTGGCGATGAAGCGGAACGTCGAAGAAGATGGGCAGATGATTCTGCTGCTCAATCGCCGCGGCTATGCGACCCACATTCAGTGCCCCGCGTGCGGCGAGAAAGTGGTCTGCCCCGAGTGCGAGATTCCGCTGACGCATCACCTGGCCGACAACATGGCGATTTGCCATTACTGCGACTATCGCCGCCCGGCCCCGAAAAGCTGTCCAGCGTGCGACTACTCCGGCATCCACTTTTTTGGCTACGGGACGCAGAAGCTGGAAGCGGAAGTCCGCGCGCGGTTCCCCGGCGTCGAGTGTCTGCGGATGGACAGCGACACGATGAAGAAGCCAGGCTCGCACGAAGCGGCGCTCGATCGGTTCCGCCGCGGCGACGCGAAGATCCTGGTCGGCACGCAGATGATCGCCAAAGGGCTCGACTTCCCGAACGTCACGCTGGTCGGGGTGATCAACGCCGATACGGCGCTCCACTTTCCTGACGTCAGGGCAGGGGAGCGAACCTTCCAGCTGATCACCCAAGTCGCCGGACGTACCGGTCGCGGCCACAAAGGAGGGCAAGTGCTCGTGCAAACCCTCAGCCCCGATCACCCCGCGATCGAAGCGGCGACGCGGCACGATTACGCGCTGTTCGCCGAGCGCGAGCTGCCGTTTCGCGAGAAGTTCCACTTCAGCCCGTTCGCCAAAATGGTCCGGCTCGTCGCACGCGCCGAAGTCGCGTCGGCGCCGGAAGCGATGCTTGAAGAGTTCGCCAAGCAGATCGTCAAAGTCGCCGAGGAGCTGTCGCTGGAAATCTATCTGCAAGGACCGGCCGCGGCGCCGATCGAGAAGCTGCGGGGGCAATATCGCTTCCATCTATTGATCAAAGCGCACGACGGCGAGAAGCTGCGTGAGGCCGTAAAGCTGGTCGCCGCCAAGACAAGAACGCCCGACGATGTGATCTGGACGATCGACGTTGACCCAGTTGATATGATGTAA
- the nadD gene encoding nicotinate-nucleotide adenylyltransferase, which yields MRLGIFGGSFSPVHFGHLLLAEYAREQLSLNEVWFVPAATPPHKLDQALASDADRVAMLQMAIAGNEAFTVCPLELERGGVSYTVDTLKQIKELLPDAELFLLIGGDSLAEFPTWRNPAEICQLAAPAVMRRPGSPEPDWSVLAPYCSAERLASFAGNLVDVPGIGLSSTEIRRRCAAGETIRYQTPRAVEMYIETKRLFGHPGVR from the coding sequence ATGCGACTGGGTATCTTCGGCGGCTCGTTTTCTCCGGTCCATTTCGGTCATTTGCTACTTGCCGAATATGCCCGCGAACAACTGTCGCTCAACGAAGTTTGGTTCGTTCCGGCCGCGACTCCCCCCCACAAGCTCGATCAGGCGTTGGCGAGCGACGCTGATCGTGTCGCGATGCTGCAAATGGCGATCGCCGGCAACGAGGCGTTCACCGTCTGTCCGCTCGAACTAGAACGGGGCGGAGTCAGCTATACGGTCGACACGCTGAAGCAGATCAAAGAGCTGCTCCCGGACGCCGAACTGTTTCTGCTGATCGGCGGGGACTCGCTCGCCGAGTTTCCGACTTGGCGCAACCCGGCCGAAATCTGTCAGCTGGCGGCGCCAGCGGTGATGCGACGTCCTGGCTCGCCGGAACCAGACTGGAGCGTTCTGGCGCCCTATTGCTCGGCCGAGCGGTTGGCTTCGTTTGCCGGAAATCTGGTCGATGTGCCGGGGATTGGGCTCAGCAGCACCGAAATTCGCCGTCGCTGCGCTGCTGGCGAGACGATCCGCTATCAGACGCCTCGCGCTGTGGAGATGTATATCGAGACCAAACGGCTGTTCGGTCATCCTGGCGTGCGCTAA
- a CDS encoding sensor histidine kinase, giving the protein MSFRTSPVTESPNQPSLEEQIETLKKRLAEAQKFTALGELMSSTTHEFNNVLTSIINYAQMGLRHQDEATRNRCFEKIMAAGNRAAKITTGVLGMARNRSDRREPTDLAPLVQDAVMLLEREMQKYRVELDVQIETTAPALAIGNQIQQVLLNLMINARQAMPKGGRLVIRLSQDEDGAVSLMVRDSGTGIPADQLPKIFDPFFSTKSGPDESGKGGTGLGLATCRDIIEAHQGKIRVQSTVGVGTAFTIRLPAANPIVPPAVIKPAVGVAPTTATQ; this is encoded by the coding sequence GTGTCATTTCGGACGTCACCGGTCACAGAGTCCCCAAACCAGCCGTCGCTCGAAGAGCAGATCGAAACGCTCAAAAAGCGACTGGCCGAAGCCCAGAAGTTCACCGCTCTCGGCGAACTGATGAGCTCGACCACGCACGAATTCAACAATGTCCTGACCTCGATCATCAACTACGCCCAGATGGGACTTCGCCATCAGGACGAAGCGACCCGCAACCGCTGCTTTGAGAAAATCATGGCCGCCGGGAACCGCGCGGCGAAGATTACCACCGGCGTGCTCGGCATGGCCCGCAACCGCAGCGATCGCCGCGAACCGACCGACCTGGCGCCGCTGGTCCAGGACGCGGTGATGCTGCTCGAACGCGAAATGCAGAAGTATCGAGTTGAACTGGACGTCCAGATCGAGACGACGGCCCCTGCTCTGGCGATCGGCAACCAGATCCAGCAAGTGCTGCTGAACCTGATGATCAATGCGCGTCAGGCGATGCCCAAAGGGGGCCGCCTGGTGATTCGTCTGTCGCAGGACGAAGATGGCGCGGTGAGCCTAATGGTCCGTGATAGCGGCACCGGGATCCCGGCCGATCAGTTACCGAAGATCTTCGATCCTTTCTTCTCGACGAAATCGGGCCCCGATGAAAGCGGCAAGGGGGGAACCGGGCTTGGCCTGGCGACCTGCCGCGACATCATCGAAGCGCACCAGGGGAAGATCCGCGTGCAGAGCACCGTCGGCGTCGGCACCGCGTTTACGATACGGCTACCCGCTGCGAACCCAATTGTCCCGCCGGCGGTCATTAAGCCAGCGGTCGGCGTCGCTCCGACGACCGCGACGCAGTAG